A single region of the Larus michahellis chromosome W, bLarMic1.1, whole genome shotgun sequence genome encodes:
- the LOC141735607 gene encoding LOW QUALITY PROTEIN: uncharacterized protein LOC141735607 (The sequence of the model RefSeq protein was modified relative to this genomic sequence to represent the inferred CDS: substituted 1 base at 1 genomic stop codon) yields METNVGLSFKFKIDITEPHTTTSAPIVNDEKTLSPQISEIGPYVIKYTGQQRLLFNPSWSLKRVELVMQINISTIKPACSSFLSTSYAGWLAWLHGRTFTSPGRTRRDATGIIGTGLGVLNSIDAEVLANKISTTIRDLNKLEHPLPSSLLALGANQWLLSDVLPQWERINKRDHQLIVDALGAAQTNVSLALSCIQAQLWMQSTVAAIVREGDEGTLPTEIRKVIWDNATEFEREFQSWWYLVNFTYNPINNEATAFVLTIRNASIYTIYQIIALGLNHNGTILYPLEHRVWAQWNGNKWQTVDVNACVGREQQGFICESNTIKAQDVCLDTEQNVCHFEIHLDENPEMVLIYVGKGCVCMRTLCNTIFVDNVTVDTSNHSNICICNFTKIMGCDFNYLAPVTSYQLLQSNYTLIXDLLPTPIRMNLTLVKKLLQHDDLCQLLEQIRNNGHKTLITVHHDTEEIHRETPCVPRSASPLRIKPAVEQLSLASFLCTTSSRLPSTLEVGFSMLPIILEMSAHLL; encoded by the exons ATGGAAACAAA TGTGGGGCtatcatttaaattcaaaattgacATTACTGAGCCTCATACGACAACTTCCGCACCAATTGTAAACGATGAGAAAACTCTATCCCCACAAATTTCTGAAATCGGACCATATGTGATCAAATATACAGGCCAACAACGACTGTTATTTAATCCATCATGGTCTCTTAAGCGAGTAGAATTAGTGATGCAAATTAACATCTCCACCATCAAACCAGCCTGTTCATCATTCCTGAGTACATCCTATGCAGGATGGTTAGCATGGTTACACGGGAGAACATTCACCTCTCCAGGACGAACAAGGAGAGATGCGACTGGTATCATAgggacaggactgggagtcttaaatagtatagatgctgaagTACTTGCAAATAAAATAAGCACAACAATAAGGGATTTAAACAAATTGGAACACCCATTGCCATCTTCCCTCTTAGCACTGGGAGCTAACCAATGGCTCTTATCTGAtgtattgcctcagtgggaaagaattaatAAGAGGGATCACCAATTGATTGTGGATGCCCTTGGTGCAGCCCAAACCaatgtttctctagctcttagttgtatccaagctcagctgtggatgcaatctacGGTAGCAGCAATTGTACGAGAAGGTGATGAAGGTACCttacccactgaaattcgaaaagtaatctgggataatgcaactgaatttgaaagggaattccagtcctggtggtatttagtCAATTTTACTTACAACCCCATCAACAACGAGGCTACAGCTTTTGTcctaacaatacgcaatgcttcgaTATACACCATATACCAAATCATTGCACTAGGATTAAATCACAATGGAACTATACTCTATCCATTAGAACATAGAGTGTGGGCCCAATGGAATGGGAACAAATGGCAGACCGTTGATGTTAATGCCTGCGTTGGACGAGAACAACAAGGAtttatttgtgagagtaacaccatcaaagcccaagacgtttgtcttgacactgaacagaatgtttgtcattttgaaatacatcttgATGAAAATCCGGAAATGGTACTTATATATGttggaaaaggatgtgtttgtatGAGAACCCTTTGTAATACTATATTCGTAGATAATGTCACTGTAGatacaagtaatcactcaaatatttgtatttgtaattTCACTAAAATTATGGGATGTGATTTCAATTATttagctcctgttacgtcttatcaattgctacaatctaattatacattgatttgAGATTTGTTGCCTACACCTATCAGAATGAATCttacattggtgaagaaactACTACAGCATGATGACCTGTGTCAGCTGCTAGAACAAATTCGAAATAATGGACACAAAACTTTAATCACTGTTCATCATGATACAGAAGAGATACACCGT GAAACCCCCTGTGTGCCGAGATCTGCCTCTCCGCTGCGGATCAAGCCGGCTGTGGAGCAGCTCTCCTTGGCGTCTTTCTTGTGTACTACATCCTCCAGGCTGCCCAGCACCCTGGAAGTGGGCTTCTCCATGCTTCCCATCATCTTGGAGATGTCTGCTCACCTCCTTTAG